The Microbacterium luteum nucleotide sequence CTTCGAGCGAACGGTACTGGGCGAGCTCGAGCTTGAGCGTTCCCGAGACCTTCTTGATCGACTTCACCTGGGCATCGCCACCGACGCGCGACACCGAGATGCCGACGTCGACGGCGGGGCGCTGGTTCGCGTTGAACAGGTCGGACTGCAGGAAGATCTGACCGTCGGTGATCGAGATGACGTTCGTCGGGATGTAGGCCGAGACGTCGTTGGCCTTCGTCTCGATGATCGGCAGACCGGTCATCGAACCGGCGCCGAGCTCGTCCGACAGCTTCGCGCAGCGCTCCAGCAGACGCGAGTGCAGGTAGAACACGTCACCCGGGTAGGCCTCACGACCCGGCGGACGCCGCAGCAGCAGCGACACGGCGCGGTACGCCTCGGCCTGCTTCGACAGGTCGTCGAAGATGATGAGGACGTGCTTGCCGTCGTACATCCAGTGCTGACCGATGGCCGAGCCGGTGTACGGAGCGAGGTACTTGAAGCCGGCGGGGTCCGACGCGGGTGCGGCGACGATGGTGGTGTACTCCATCGCACCGGCGTCTTCGAGAGCGCCCTTCACCGAAGCGATGGTCGAGCCCTTCTGGCCGATGGCGACGTAGATGCAGCGCACCTGCTTGGTCGGGTCGCCCGACTCCCAGTTGGCCTTCTGGTTGATGATCGTGTCGATCGCGATGGCCGTCTTGCCGGTCTGGCGGTCGCCGATGATCAGCTGGCGCTGGCCGCGGCCGATCGGGATCATCGCGTCGATCGCCTTGATGCCGGTCTGCATCGGCTCGTGCACGCTCTTGCGCTGCATGACGCCGGGAGCCTGCAGCTCGAGCGCGCGGCGCCCGATCGAGGCGATGTCGCCGAGTCCGTCGATCGCGTTGCCGAGCGGGTCGACCACGCGGCCGAGGTAGCCGTCGCCGACGGGCACCGAGAGCACCTCGCCGGTGCGCGTGACCTGCTGGCCGGCTTCGATGCCGGCGAAGTCGCCGAGCACGACGACACCGATCTCGTGCTCGTCGAGGTTCAGGGCGAGACCCTGCGTGCCGTCCTCGAACACGACCAGTTCGTTGGCCATGACGCCGGGCAGGCCCTCGACGTGGGCGATGCCGT carries:
- the atpA gene encoding F0F1 ATP synthase subunit alpha; the encoded protein is MAELSISPDVIRDALKDFVAAYEPTGAAATEVGTVVDAADGIAHVEGLPGVMANELVVFEDGTQGLALNLDEHEIGVVVLGDFAGIEAGQQVTRTGEVLSVPVGDGYLGRVVDPLGNAIDGLGDIASIGRRALELQAPGVMQRKSVHEPMQTGIKAIDAMIPIGRGQRQLIIGDRQTGKTAIAIDTIINQKANWESGDPTKQVRCIYVAIGQKGSTIASVKGALEDAGAMEYTTIVAAPASDPAGFKYLAPYTGSAIGQHWMYDGKHVLIIFDDLSKQAEAYRAVSLLLRRPPGREAYPGDVFYLHSRLLERCAKLSDELGAGSMTGLPIIETKANDVSAYIPTNVISITDGQIFLQSDLFNANQRPAVDVGISVSRVGGDAQVKSIKKVSGTLKLELAQYRSLEAFAMFASDLDAASRRQLARGARLTELLKQPQYSPYPVEEQVVSIWAGTNGKLDTIEVEDVLSFERELLDYLRRNTSVLDDLREKNVLTDEILSELEAKTDAFVLEFQAGKGQAINQPGHEEVSAAAAEDVNQEKIVKGRR